A stretch of the Streptosporangium sp. NBC_01755 genome encodes the following:
- the fbaA gene encoding class II fructose-bisphosphate aldolase: MPIATPEVYAEMLDRAKAGGFAYPAINVTSSQTLNAALRGFAEAESDGIVQVSTGGADFLSGTTVKNMVTGSVALAEYARVVAANYPVTIALHTDHCPKDKLDGFVRPLLDISLERVARGEDPLFQSHMWDGSAVPLDENLEIARELIEKTARAKIVLEVEIGVVGGEEDGVVGEINEKLYTTPEDALATAEALGLGERGRYMLAATFGNVHGVYKPGHVKLRPSVLKEIQDAVGAKYGKERPFDLVFHGGSGSLLEEIHESISYGVVKMNIDTDTQYAFTRPIVDHMFRNYDGVLKVDGDVGNKKVYDPRSYGKAAETSMAARIVEAAQNLKSAGTKIS, from the coding sequence ATGCCCATCGCGACCCCAGAGGTCTACGCCGAGATGCTCGACCGGGCCAAGGCGGGAGGTTTCGCCTATCCGGCCATCAACGTGACCTCGTCACAGACCCTCAACGCCGCGCTCAGAGGGTTCGCCGAGGCGGAGAGCGACGGCATCGTCCAGGTGTCGACCGGCGGTGCCGATTTCCTCTCCGGCACCACGGTCAAGAACATGGTGACCGGCTCGGTGGCACTGGCGGAGTACGCCCGTGTCGTCGCGGCCAACTACCCCGTGACGATCGCCCTGCACACCGACCACTGTCCCAAGGACAAGCTGGACGGTTTCGTGCGCCCGCTGCTCGACATCTCCCTGGAGCGGGTGGCCAGGGGTGAGGATCCCCTCTTCCAGTCACACATGTGGGACGGCTCCGCCGTGCCGCTGGACGAGAACCTTGAGATCGCCAGGGAGCTCATCGAGAAGACCGCCCGCGCGAAGATCGTCCTTGAGGTGGAGATCGGCGTGGTCGGCGGCGAGGAGGACGGCGTCGTCGGCGAGATCAACGAGAAGCTCTACACCACCCCCGAGGACGCCCTCGCGACCGCCGAGGCGCTTGGTCTGGGGGAGCGTGGCCGCTACATGCTCGCCGCGACCTTCGGCAACGTGCACGGCGTCTACAAGCCCGGCCACGTCAAGCTCCGCCCGAGCGTGCTCAAGGAGATCCAGGACGCGGTCGGCGCCAAGTACGGCAAGGAGAGGCCGTTCGACCTGGTCTTCCACGGCGGCTCCGGCTCGCTACTCGAGGAGATCCACGAGTCCATCTCCTACGGCGTGGTGAAGATGAACATCGACACCGACACGCAGTACGCCTTCACCCGCCCGATCGTCGACCACATGTTCAGGAACTACGACGGCGTGCTCAAGGTCGACGGCGACGTCGGCAACAAGAAGGTGTACGACCCCCGCTCGTACGGCAAGGCCGCCGAGACCTCGATGGCGGCGCGCATCGTCGAGGCCGCCCAGAACCTCAAGTCGGCGGGTACCAAGATCTCCTAA
- the corA gene encoding magnesium/cobalt transporter CorA, with translation MRSSLLFPRIKHARTIRAPHAPAVSLRERMTGVCVPPSDSLVEYAAYVEGKRIQALGIPDALELVRAHNASGEGNNAFVWVGLHEPDAPEVEWLAEVFALHPLAVEDAVKAHQRPKVERYGDSLFMVLKTVAYLDHDVLTATSEIIGTGEIMVFVGTDFVVTVRHGRHCPLSEVRERLEDKPKLLSRGPTGVLHAIADHVVDKYLTVADRMQAELEDVEAMVFADVSARDIGRIYNLKREMIEMKRSVTPLQAPMSTLAQRRMIPSEMREYFRDVVDHLARVCEQVESSNELCNSILQAALARSNALANEDMRKISSWVAIMAVPTMIAGVYGMNFEHMPELDSVFGYPLVLSVMVIACTLLYRGFRRNGWM, from the coding sequence ATGCGCTCCTCGCTTCTTTTTCCCCGCATCAAGCACGCCCGCACGATCCGTGCCCCGCACGCGCCCGCCGTCTCGCTCCGTGAGCGGATGACCGGCGTCTGCGTCCCACCGAGCGACTCGCTCGTCGAGTACGCCGCCTATGTCGAAGGCAAGAGGATCCAGGCCCTGGGCATCCCCGACGCCCTGGAGCTCGTCCGCGCGCACAACGCGTCCGGCGAGGGGAACAACGCCTTCGTCTGGGTCGGCCTGCACGAGCCCGACGCCCCCGAGGTCGAGTGGCTGGCAGAGGTCTTCGCCCTGCACCCGCTCGCCGTCGAGGACGCCGTCAAGGCTCATCAGCGGCCCAAGGTCGAGCGCTACGGCGACTCGTTGTTCATGGTCCTGAAGACCGTCGCCTACCTTGACCATGACGTACTGACCGCCACCAGCGAGATCATCGGCACCGGCGAGATCATGGTGTTCGTCGGCACCGACTTCGTGGTGACCGTGCGGCACGGTCGGCACTGCCCGCTCTCGGAGGTGCGAGAGCGCCTTGAGGACAAGCCCAAGCTGCTCAGCCGGGGCCCCACCGGCGTGCTGCACGCGATCGCCGACCACGTCGTCGACAAGTACCTCACCGTGGCCGACCGGATGCAGGCCGAGCTGGAGGACGTCGAGGCTATGGTCTTCGCCGACGTCAGCGCCCGTGACATCGGCCGGATCTACAACCTCAAGCGCGAGATGATCGAGATGAAGCGGTCCGTCACGCCGCTCCAGGCGCCGATGTCCACGCTGGCCCAGCGCCGGATGATCCCCTCCGAGATGCGCGAGTACTTCCGTGACGTCGTCGACCACCTGGCCCGCGTCTGTGAGCAGGTCGAGTCGTCCAACGAGCTCTGCAACTCCATACTGCAGGCGGCGCTCGCCCGTTCCAACGCGCTCGCCAACGAGGACATGCGGAAGATCTCCTCGTGGGTCGCCATCATGGCCGTTCCCACGATGATCGCCGGCGTCTACGGCATGAACTTCGAGCACATGCCCGAGCTCGACTCCGTCTTCGGCTACCCGCTGGTGCTCAGTGTGATGGTCATCGCCTGCACGCTGCTCTACCGGGGCTTCCGCCGCAACGGCTGGATGTGA
- a CDS encoding DUF3151 domain-containing protein: protein MESHENLLAGPPPTLLPDLPEARQALESGAQPSDVAARFPAYPTAWAALADEYFAAGHAVTSYAFARTGYHRGLDQLRRAGWKGHGPIPWEHLPNQGFLRCLHALARAAQSIGEKEEAERCFQFLKDSSAEAFKELTGR, encoded by the coding sequence ATGGAATCGCACGAGAACCTTCTCGCCGGCCCGCCGCCCACCCTGCTCCCGGACCTGCCCGAAGCTCGACAGGCACTGGAGTCCGGCGCCCAACCATCCGATGTCGCCGCGCGTTTCCCCGCCTATCCGACCGCCTGGGCGGCGCTCGCGGACGAGTACTTCGCGGCGGGACACGCCGTGACGTCGTACGCCTTCGCCCGCACCGGTTACCACCGAGGCCTGGACCAGCTCCGCAGGGCGGGCTGGAAGGGGCACGGCCCGATCCCCTGGGAGCATCTGCCCAACCAGGGATTCCTGCGATGCCTGCACGCACTGGCCCGCGCCGCCCAGAGCATCGGGGAGAAGGAGGAGGCCGAGCGGTGTTTCCAGTTCCTCAAGGACTCCAGCGCCGAGGCGTTCAAGGAGCTGACCGGTCGCTGA
- a CDS encoding zf-HC2 domain-containing protein, with amino-acid sequence MSVKTSQGDAELLAATRNGDVAAYWVLHQRHAPAAYALGRLLLPGESGVEGVVEEAFATVHHVIDQGDGPEQAFRVHLLTALRRIVGDLSDAADLEGSPVARAFRAMPERWQLVLWHAEVERARLDDTGLLLGLTVNGAAALAYRAREGMRQACLRIHLAETAAPECRPVLARLGPYIRGDLAGEQSRIVGEHLDGCSGCRAVLTELTGIGQSIRSVIGPLIVGPAFPAYLAALGRMGVTTGGGLPGRWRQVPRSVRRAVVAGAAVTAVAVATALVLVSAEESVLPPSAASEPIVMAPAPAPYGPRESSPEIPGAVPPPSGQAQATGGGSGTELSEARPGTAGTAGTAQGGRSGSWLAPRLVARIDALGALIRSEAGIVAVRLRNAGRGQSEEVVADVGLPRGVTLPSGSRGGHSAGAVTPVGTVDGWSCRAWNRGARCVRGPLPPGRATAVFLRVLVSDDAAYGAVPSVTVSTAGTRVAARSRSGVRARGAPARFATDGRVAVSAIGNTLLSCAPSEPGCEAARAGQGNRRDNNSWEMRPLDRDGDPSTSSSSAARLVLPAASKVVWAGLYWSASAPPSVRIKLKVPGEEEYRQVRAARVVERELPVGRGYQAFADVTRLLGRARGTYWVADASIRPGISRHAGWSLVVIVADPRRPYSQAVVVDTATVLDPGHRSVRIPLGGLTPTDAPVKMALVTWEGDAGVAGDRVRLGGRTLRPAGRGRDPGNPFDGSAAGARGTGTTFGTDVDHFRARLGHAPVLELGTRQDVLLFGVAVVSVRTAP; translated from the coding sequence ATGAGTGTGAAAACATCTCAAGGCGACGCTGAACTGCTGGCTGCCACCAGGAACGGCGACGTGGCCGCCTACTGGGTGCTCCACCAGCGGCACGCTCCCGCGGCGTACGCACTGGGTCGTCTGCTCCTCCCCGGCGAGAGCGGGGTCGAGGGGGTCGTGGAGGAGGCGTTCGCGACGGTCCACCACGTGATCGATCAGGGAGACGGCCCGGAGCAGGCGTTCCGCGTCCACCTGCTCACCGCCCTCCGCCGTATCGTCGGTGATCTCTCCGACGCGGCGGATCTGGAAGGCTCGCCGGTGGCCAGGGCTTTTCGCGCCATGCCCGAGAGGTGGCAGCTCGTCCTGTGGCACGCCGAGGTCGAGAGGGCCAGGCTCGACGACACCGGACTCCTGCTCGGCCTGACCGTAAACGGGGCGGCCGCGCTCGCCTACCGGGCACGGGAGGGGATGCGCCAGGCGTGCCTGCGCATCCACCTGGCCGAGACGGCCGCACCCGAGTGCCGGCCAGTACTGGCCAGGCTGGGCCCCTACATCCGCGGTGACCTGGCCGGGGAACAGAGCAGGATAGTGGGCGAGCACCTGGACGGCTGCTCGGGCTGCCGCGCGGTGCTCACGGAACTGACCGGCATCGGCCAGAGCATTCGCTCCGTCATCGGTCCGCTCATCGTCGGTCCCGCGTTCCCCGCCTATCTGGCGGCGCTCGGCAGGATGGGTGTCACGACGGGGGGCGGGCTGCCCGGCCGCTGGCGGCAGGTTCCCCGATCCGTGCGGCGTGCCGTCGTGGCCGGTGCGGCCGTCACCGCGGTCGCGGTGGCGACCGCACTCGTGCTGGTGTCGGCCGAAGAGTCCGTGCTCCCACCGAGCGCGGCCTCCGAGCCGATCGTCATGGCCCCGGCGCCGGCTCCCTACGGCCCGCGGGAGTCGTCGCCGGAGATCCCAGGAGCCGTACCGCCCCCCTCCGGGCAGGCGCAGGCGACCGGCGGGGGCAGCGGTACCGAGTTGTCCGAGGCCAGGCCAGGAACGGCGGGAACGGCGGGAACGGCGCAGGGTGGCCGGTCGGGCTCCTGGCTCGCGCCCCGCCTGGTGGCCAGGATCGACGCGCTCGGTGCCCTGATCAGGTCCGAGGCCGGCATCGTGGCGGTGCGGCTGCGCAACGCGGGTCGTGGACAGAGCGAGGAGGTCGTCGCCGACGTCGGGCTGCCACGAGGCGTGACGCTGCCGTCCGGATCCCGCGGGGGACACTCCGCCGGTGCCGTCACCCCGGTCGGCACGGTCGACGGCTGGTCCTGCCGGGCGTGGAACCGAGGTGCCCGCTGCGTCCGCGGTCCGCTGCCGCCGGGCCGGGCCACGGCGGTCTTCCTGAGAGTCCTGGTGTCGGACGACGCGGCCTACGGGGCGGTGCCCTCGGTCACGGTCTCCACGGCGGGGACGCGGGTGGCGGCCAGGTCGCGCAGCGGCGTACGGGCGCGGGGCGCCCCGGCACGGTTCGCCACCGACGGCCGGGTGGCCGTCTCCGCGATCGGAAACACCCTGCTGAGCTGCGCGCCCTCGGAGCCCGGATGCGAGGCCGCCCGCGCGGGGCAAGGCAACAGACGCGACAACAACAGTTGGGAGATGCGGCCCCTCGATCGTGACGGGGATCCGTCGACGAGCTCGTCGAGCGCCGCCCGGCTCGTCCTGCCGGCGGCCAGCAAGGTGGTCTGGGCGGGACTCTACTGGTCGGCGAGCGCGCCCCCCAGCGTGCGGATCAAGCTCAAGGTGCCAGGGGAAGAGGAGTACCGGCAGGTCAGGGCCGCGCGGGTGGTGGAGCGAGAGCTGCCGGTGGGGCGGGGCTACCAGGCGTTCGCCGATGTGACGCGACTGCTGGGCAGGGCTCGCGGGACGTACTGGGTGGCCGACGCCTCGATACGGCCGGGCATCTCGCGCCATGCCGGATGGAGCCTGGTGGTCATTGTGGCCGACCCGCGCAGACCGTACAGCCAGGCCGTCGTGGTCGACACCGCGACGGTGCTGGACCCGGGGCATCGCTCGGTGCGGATACCGCTCGGTGGGCTGACGCCCACCGACGCGCCCGTGAAGATGGCCCTGGTGACCTGGGAGGGTGACGCGGGCGTCGCGGGTGATCGGGTGAGGCTCGGTGGCCGGACCCTGCGGCCCGCCGGACGGGGACGGGACCCGGGTAATCCCTTCGATGGATCCGCCGCCGGGGCGAGGGGCACCGGCACTACCTTCGGCACGGACGTGGATCACTTCCGGGCACGCCTCGGCCACGCCCCGGTGCTGGAGCTCGGCACGCGCCAGGACGTCCTGCTTTTCGGCGTGGCGGTGGTGAGCGTGCGGACCGCTCCGTGA
- the purD gene encoding phosphoribosylamine--glycine ligase — protein sequence MRVLVIGTGGREHALCRSLAADPQVTEVHCAPGNAGIAQVATLHPVVPTDPAAVTELAERLRADLVVIGPEAPLVAGVADAVRQTGIPCFGPSRQAAQIEGSKSFAKDVMVAAGVPTGRSYTCATPDEVAAALDEFGTPYVVKDDGLAAGKGVVVTDDREEALRHAAACGRVVIEEFLDGPEVSLFALCDGSTAVALQPAQDHKRAYDDDQGPNTGGMGAYTPLPWAPDDLADQVMAETVMPTVTELARRGAPYTGVLYVGLALTSKGPKVIEFNARFGDPETQVVLDRLRTPLAGLLLACANGTLDRFGPLSYRDGAAVTVVIAAENYPAEPVRGDVIEGLSDPVEDAYVLHSGTASDGDRIVSAGGRVLSVVGTGPDVPTARAAAYEAVGRIRLRGSHHRTDIAGRGA from the coding sequence GTGCGCGTTCTTGTGATTGGAACCGGCGGGCGTGAACACGCCCTGTGCCGGTCGCTGGCGGCGGACCCTCAGGTCACCGAGGTTCACTGTGCTCCCGGTAACGCGGGTATCGCACAGGTCGCGACCCTGCATCCGGTGGTGCCGACAGACCCGGCCGCGGTCACCGAGCTGGCGGAGAGGCTCCGAGCGGACCTGGTCGTGATCGGCCCCGAGGCCCCGCTGGTCGCCGGCGTCGCCGACGCCGTCAGGCAGACCGGCATCCCCTGTTTCGGCCCCTCACGGCAGGCGGCCCAGATCGAGGGTTCCAAGTCCTTCGCCAAGGACGTCATGGTCGCGGCAGGCGTGCCCACCGGGCGGTCGTACACCTGCGCCACGCCGGATGAGGTCGCCGCGGCGCTCGACGAGTTCGGCACGCCGTACGTGGTCAAGGACGACGGCCTGGCCGCGGGCAAGGGCGTCGTGGTCACCGACGACCGCGAGGAGGCGCTCCGGCACGCCGCCGCCTGCGGGCGGGTGGTCATCGAGGAGTTCCTCGACGGCCCCGAGGTCTCGCTGTTCGCGCTCTGCGACGGCTCCACGGCCGTGGCGCTCCAGCCCGCCCAGGACCACAAGCGCGCCTACGACGACGACCAGGGCCCCAACACCGGCGGGATGGGCGCCTACACGCCGTTGCCGTGGGCGCCGGACGACCTCGCCGACCAGGTGATGGCCGAGACCGTCATGCCTACCGTGACCGAGCTGGCCAGGCGTGGCGCGCCGTACACGGGGGTGCTGTACGTGGGGCTGGCCCTCACCTCCAAGGGGCCGAAGGTGATCGAGTTCAACGCCCGGTTCGGCGACCCGGAGACCCAGGTCGTGCTGGACCGGCTCCGGACGCCCCTCGCGGGCCTGCTGCTCGCCTGCGCGAACGGGACACTCGACCGGTTCGGACCGCTCTCCTACCGCGACGGCGCCGCGGTGACCGTGGTGATCGCGGCGGAGAACTACCCGGCGGAGCCGGTGCGGGGCGACGTGATCGAAGGGCTGTCCGACCCGGTCGAGGACGCCTACGTGCTGCACTCGGGCACCGCCTCCGACGGCGACAGGATCGTCTCAGCCGGTGGCCGGGTGCTCAGCGTGGTCGGCACGGGGCCCGACGTCCCCACGGCGCGAGCGGCGGCCTACGAGGCGGTGGGGCGCATCCGGCTGCGCGGTTCGCACCATCGCACCGACATCGCGGGCCGGGGCGCCTGA
- the pyrE gene encoding orotate phosphoribosyltransferase: MSDHENLLTEIKGKGVVHGKVVLSSGQEADFYVDMRRVTLDGQAAPLVGRVMLDLTEDLDYEAVGGLTLGADPVATAMLHAAAARGRTLDAFVVRKAQKAHGMQRRIEGPDVAGRRVLAVEDTSTTGGSPLTAVEALRAAGAEVVAVATIVDRGASQAIAEAGLPYRTAYTLADLGLD, from the coding sequence ATGAGCGATCACGAGAACCTGCTGACAGAGATCAAGGGCAAGGGCGTGGTGCACGGCAAGGTCGTGTTGTCCTCGGGCCAGGAGGCCGACTTCTACGTGGACATGCGCCGGGTGACCCTCGACGGGCAGGCGGCACCGCTGGTGGGGCGGGTCATGCTGGACCTCACCGAGGATCTCGACTACGAGGCGGTCGGCGGGCTGACGCTGGGCGCCGACCCGGTGGCGACCGCCATGCTGCACGCGGCGGCGGCGCGGGGCAGGACGCTCGACGCGTTCGTGGTCCGCAAGGCACAGAAGGCCCACGGCATGCAGCGCCGGATCGAGGGGCCGGATGTGGCGGGGCGTCGGGTGCTGGCGGTGGAGGACACCTCCACGACCGGCGGATCCCCGCTGACCGCGGTGGAGGCGCTGCGCGCGGCGGGCGCCGAGGTCGTGGCGGTCGCCACGATCGTGGACCGGGGAGCCTCCCAGGCGATCGCCGAGGCCGGGCTTCCGTACCGGACCGCCTACACCCTGGCCGACCTCGGCCTGGACTAG
- a CDS encoding NYN domain-containing protein, protein MDRCALFVDAGYLLADGAMAVHGTRHREAVSWDYPGLLQLLNKLSRERTGLPLLRCYWYEATVEGRRTPEHDTLADIPGLKLRLSRIRPGRREGVDAQVHRDLMTLARNGAVCDAVVVSGDEDLAQVVCDAQDLGVRVTVVHISADGSWAVSRTLRQECDDLIEIGAGQLRPHVSLIGDEAPPQAVNGHQHGTNGRSVTARGSNGSPVTSPVPAVQTPRAAHAQHALPSAYSSYTQESPVTPATPIAPPLQTPPLQTPPLQTPPLQAPPLPHASAPPHAANGSTGPLPPAPQYSLGNTGGMPSYQASQMGAYTGPQPAPVPMQSAGTGAATTLSDAVKAAHKEGHDFGESVAKDAPALWLEAVLARKPRMPSDLEARLLQGSSLPIDFLLHDEVRHALRRGFWDALERARR, encoded by the coding sequence GTGGATCGTTGCGCGCTGTTCGTGGACGCCGGTTACCTGCTGGCCGACGGCGCGATGGCGGTGCACGGAACCCGCCACCGCGAGGCGGTCTCCTGGGATTACCCGGGGCTGCTCCAACTGCTCAACAAGCTGTCGAGAGAGCGCACCGGCCTGCCGCTGCTCCGCTGTTACTGGTACGAGGCGACAGTGGAGGGCCGGCGCACTCCCGAGCACGACACGCTGGCCGACATCCCCGGCCTCAAGCTCCGCCTGTCGCGCATCCGCCCCGGCCGCCGTGAGGGCGTCGACGCTCAGGTCCACCGTGACCTGATGACGCTGGCCCGCAACGGCGCGGTCTGCGACGCGGTCGTGGTCAGCGGCGACGAGGACCTGGCGCAGGTCGTCTGCGACGCCCAGGATCTCGGCGTCCGGGTCACCGTGGTGCACATCAGCGCCGACGGCAGCTGGGCCGTCTCCCGCACGCTGCGCCAGGAGTGCGACGACCTGATCGAGATCGGGGCCGGCCAGCTGCGGCCCCACGTCAGCCTGATCGGCGACGAGGCACCGCCCCAGGCGGTCAACGGCCATCAGCACGGCACCAACGGCCGCTCCGTCACAGCCCGCGGCAGCAACGGCTCCCCGGTCACCAGTCCCGTCCCCGCGGTCCAGACACCCCGCGCGGCCCACGCCCAGCACGCGCTGCCGTCGGCCTATTCGAGCTACACCCAGGAGTCGCCGGTCACCCCGGCCACCCCAATCGCCCCGCCACTCCAGACGCCCCCACTCCAGACGCCGCCACTGCAGACGCCGCCACTCCAGGCGCCCCCACTCCCGCACGCCTCCGCGCCGCCGCACGCCGCCAACGGTTCGACCGGCCCGCTGCCGCCGGCCCCGCAGTACTCGCTGGGCAACACCGGCGGCATGCCGAGCTACCAGGCGTCGCAGATGGGTGCCTACACCGGCCCTCAACCGGCCCCCGTGCCCATGCAGAGCGCCGGAACCGGTGCCGCGACGACCCTTTCCGACGCGGTGAAGGCCGCGCACAAGGAAGGCCACGACTTCGGCGAGTCCGTCGCCAAGGACGCGCCCGCCCTGTGGCTGGAGGCGGTCCTCGCCCGCAAGCCCCGGATGCCCTCCGACCTGGAGGCACGTCTGCTCCAGGGCTCCTCCCTGCCGATCGACTTCCTGCTGCACGACGAGGTCCGCCATGCCCTGCGCCGTGGCTTCTGGGACGCCCTGGAGCGCGCCCGCCGTTGA
- a CDS encoding adenylosuccinate synthase gives MPAVVLVGAQWGDEGKGKATDLLGDQVDYVVRYQGGNNAGHTVVIGDQKYALHLLPTGVLSPNVVPVIGNGVVIDPGVLLSEIDGLKARGVSSERLLISANAHLIMPHHKALDKVTERYLGKAKIGTTGRGIGPAYGDKIYRMGVRVQDLLDPGILQKKIEVALGEKNQILTKIYNRRVIDANKVLDEYLGYAERLKPHIADTSLILNRALDEGKVVLLEGGQGNLLDIDHGTYPFVTSSSPTSGGACSGSGIPPTRLTRVIGILKAYTTRVGSGPFPTELDDEMGEWLRTTGGEYGVTTGRNRRCGWFDAVIARYATRINGVTDYFLTKLDVLSGLERIPVCVAYEVDGLRYDEIPMTQTDFHHAKPVYEEFPGWQEDITGARSFEDLPANAQAYVKALEQMSGSRISAIGVGPGRTETLQIHPMI, from the coding sequence ATGCCGGCTGTCGTTCTCGTTGGTGCCCAGTGGGGCGATGAGGGCAAGGGGAAGGCGACCGACCTGCTCGGTGATCAGGTCGACTACGTCGTCAGATACCAGGGAGGCAACAATGCGGGCCACACGGTCGTCATCGGCGACCAGAAGTACGCGCTGCATCTGTTGCCGACCGGAGTGCTCTCACCGAACGTCGTCCCCGTGATCGGCAACGGCGTCGTCATCGACCCGGGTGTGCTGCTGAGCGAGATCGACGGGCTCAAGGCCCGGGGGGTCTCCTCCGAGCGGCTGCTGATCTCCGCCAACGCGCACCTGATCATGCCTCACCACAAGGCCCTCGACAAGGTCACCGAGCGCTACCTCGGCAAGGCCAAGATCGGCACGACCGGGCGCGGCATCGGTCCCGCGTACGGTGACAAGATCTACCGGATGGGCGTGCGGGTCCAGGACCTGCTGGACCCGGGCATCCTGCAGAAGAAGATCGAGGTCGCGCTGGGCGAGAAGAACCAGATCCTCACCAAGATCTACAACCGTCGGGTGATCGACGCGAACAAGGTCCTGGACGAGTATCTCGGCTACGCCGAGCGCCTGAAGCCGCACATCGCCGACACCTCGCTGATCCTCAACAGGGCCCTGGACGAGGGCAAGGTCGTGCTGCTGGAGGGTGGCCAGGGCAACCTGCTCGACATCGACCACGGCACCTACCCGTTCGTCACCTCCTCCTCCCCGACGAGCGGCGGCGCCTGCTCGGGTTCCGGCATCCCGCCGACCCGGCTCACCCGCGTGATCGGCATCCTGAAGGCGTACACCACCCGCGTCGGCTCGGGTCCGTTCCCGACCGAGCTCGACGACGAGATGGGCGAGTGGCTGCGCACCACCGGCGGCGAGTACGGGGTGACCACCGGGCGCAACCGCCGCTGCGGCTGGTTCGACGCGGTCATCGCCCGGTACGCCACCCGTATCAACGGCGTCACCGACTACTTCCTCACCAAGCTGGACGTGCTGTCCGGCCTGGAGAGGATTCCCGTCTGCGTCGCCTACGAGGTGGACGGCCTCCGGTATGACGAGATCCCGATGACCCAGACCGACTTCCACCACGCCAAGCCGGTGTACGAGGAGTTCCCCGGCTGGCAGGAGGACATCACCGGTGCCAGGAGCTTCGAGGACCTGCCCGCCAACGCGCAGGCGTACGTGAAGGCCCTGGAGCAGATGAGCGGCTCCAGGATCTCCGCGATCGGCGTCGGCCCCGGCCGCACCGAGACGCTCCAGATCCACCCGATGATCTAG
- a CDS encoding glycerophosphodiester phosphodiesterase family protein translates to MHAEIHGHRGARGLRPENTLPGFAHALELGVDALELDVALTADRRPVLTHDLTVSAVTSVDVRPAFRDDPAFPYVGRPVGELTLAQLRTLECGVRVPRHPEDRFAPTQLPVPNTRMPTLGSVLGLLDAYGADGVRVHVELKSDPTRPDLSADPGEFTELVVAELDRHRRLDLAAILSFDWRILRIARSLAPATGRYALIERATMDDAWLDGLHLEDFGGDIPAAAAEAGGTTLSPDHVLVDSELALRAEKAGLPLAVWTVNEPGRAAELLDLGVAAIVTDYPDRMIALWAERGMRVPEPVTPARPMSA, encoded by the coding sequence GTGCATGCCGAGATTCACGGTCACCGTGGGGCCCGTGGGCTCCGTCCCGAGAACACCCTGCCCGGTTTCGCCCACGCCCTGGAGCTGGGCGTCGACGCGCTGGAACTCGACGTCGCGCTGACCGCCGATCGGCGGCCGGTGCTCACACACGACCTCACCGTGTCCGCTGTGACCAGCGTCGACGTCCGGCCCGCCTTCCGCGACGACCCCGCCTTCCCGTACGTGGGCAGGCCCGTCGGCGAGCTCACGCTGGCGCAGCTGCGCACGCTGGAGTGCGGGGTGCGGGTGCCGCGTCACCCCGAAGACCGTTTCGCCCCGACCCAGCTGCCGGTGCCGAACACCCGGATGCCGACCCTGGGATCGGTCCTGGGGCTGCTGGACGCCTACGGAGCCGACGGGGTGCGGGTGCACGTGGAACTCAAGTCGGACCCGACCAGGCCCGATCTGAGCGCCGACCCCGGTGAGTTCACCGAGCTGGTGGTCGCCGAGCTCGACCGGCACCGCAGGCTCGACCTGGCGGCCATCCTCAGTTTCGACTGGCGCATCCTGCGGATCGCCCGCTCTCTGGCCCCCGCGACCGGGCGGTACGCCCTGATCGAGCGCGCCACCATGGACGACGCCTGGCTCGACGGCCTCCATCTGGAGGACTTCGGCGGCGACATCCCGGCCGCCGCCGCCGAGGCCGGGGGCACCACGCTCTCCCCCGACCATGTACTGGTCGACTCCGAGCTCGCCCTGCGAGCGGAGAAGGCCGGCCTGCCGCTGGCCGTGTGGACCGTCAACGAACCCGGCCGGGCGGCCGAGCTGCTCGATCTCGGGGTGGCCGCGATCGTCACCGACTATCCCGACCGGATGATCGCCCTGTGGGCCGAGCGGGGCATGCGTGTCCCTGAACCGGTCACCCCCGCCCGCCCGATGAGCGCCTGA